The following are encoded in a window of Magnetofaba australis IT-1 genomic DNA:
- a CDS encoding response regulator, whose translation MSQALKVMVVDDTITYRMIMKKVAETIPGIMVVASAPNGKVALEKIQEDAPDVVLLDVEMPVMDGLTTLKEISRNHKDVTVVMVSGVSRSNANIIVECLNAGALDFVTKPLETNAERAKQALRLDLEPILKVVVAKSRGGGKSLLRPTPGAPSRDDAPEAEEPETAEQSAPTPRGAPALDANARLLRPGLAGAHKGPGLPPAAHRPTTARGAPPS comes from the coding sequence ATGAGCCAGGCATTGAAGGTTATGGTGGTCGATGACACCATCACCTACCGCATGATCATGAAGAAAGTGGCGGAGACCATCCCCGGCATTATGGTGGTGGCGTCCGCCCCCAATGGCAAGGTGGCCCTGGAGAAGATCCAGGAGGACGCGCCGGACGTGGTTTTGCTGGACGTGGAGATGCCGGTGATGGACGGCCTGACCACGCTCAAGGAGATCAGTCGCAACCATAAGGATGTGACGGTGGTGATGGTGTCGGGGGTCTCACGCTCCAACGCCAACATCATTGTGGAGTGCCTCAACGCAGGCGCGCTGGATTTCGTCACCAAGCCGCTGGAGACCAACGCCGAACGCGCCAAACAGGCGCTGCGTCTGGACCTGGAGCCGATTCTCAAAGTCGTGGTGGCGAAATCCCGCGGCGGCGGTAAGAGTCTGTTGCGTCCCACGCCGGGCGCTCCCTCCCGCGATGACGCGCCGGAAGCCGAGGAGCCTGAGACAGCGGAACAGAGCGCCCCGACGCCGCGTGGCGCGCCTGCTCTGGACGCCAATGCGCGGCTGCTGCGCCCGGGATTGGCGGGCGCGCATAAAGGTCCTGGATTGCCGCCTGCGGCGCACCGTCCGACCACGGCGCGCGGCGCGCCGCCATCGC